Proteins found in one Candidatus Zixiibacteriota bacterium genomic segment:
- a CDS encoding helix-hairpin-helix domain-containing protein, which produces MTDDRDHTGAESEGVAAVKDGSVDPRHAGAYGFSRFEIRLILLLAAAVLIVGTAGWLRRDSGSVPAWMIETVVAEPSVDSKDRLSAESESWISSISDSSALDLNTADESMLRRLPGIGPELARRIVVDREKNGLFRSVSDLQRVSGIGPRKVAAIIGLVRVALPDSSRGEDAR; this is translated from the coding sequence ATGACCGATGACCGCGACCATACCGGGGCCGAATCCGAGGGGGTGGCCGCTGTTAAGGACGGGAGCGTCGATCCGCGTCACGCCGGGGCCTACGGATTCTCCCGTTTCGAGATTCGACTGATCCTGCTTCTGGCGGCTGCGGTCCTGATCGTCGGCACGGCCGGCTGGCTGCGACGCGACAGCGGTTCTGTCCCGGCGTGGATGATCGAAACCGTTGTCGCCGAACCGTCCGTCGACTCGAAGGACCGTCTGTCCGCCGAATCGGAATCCTGGATATCAAGTATCTCCGATTCATCGGCGCTCGACTTGAATACCGCCGACGAATCGATGTTGCGTCGACTCCCCGGCATCGGTCCGGAGTTGGCCCGTCGCATCGTCGTCGATCGCGAAAAGAATGGTCTGTTTCGATCGGTCTCCGACTTGCAGCGCGTCTCGGGGATCGGTCCCAGGAAAGTCGCCGCCATCATCGGTTTGGTTCGTGTCGCGCTCCCGGACAGCAGCCGGGGAGAGGATGCCCGATGA
- the rsmD gene encoding 16S rRNA (guanine(966)-N(2))-methyltransferase RsmD yields the protein MRIIAGELGGRRLRPVKSTAVRSTADRVKESLFNIIAAELPHAYVLDLFCGSGALGLESLSRGADRAVFVDQGRSALRCTHDNIAQLGAELSSEVLAVDAGRALRQLSGRGDRFSVIFADPPYGEGWPKRLLQWVAESDCRREHGVLVIEHHKKDPPGDAPPGFSEWTSRRFGDTVITIWRWNRSSPTTEQAPDQHE from the coding sequence ATGAGAATCATCGCCGGCGAATTGGGTGGACGCCGCCTGCGCCCGGTCAAGTCGACCGCGGTGCGATCGACCGCCGACCGAGTCAAAGAGTCGCTCTTCAACATCATCGCCGCGGAATTGCCGCACGCGTACGTGCTCGATCTGTTCTGCGGCAGCGGCGCTTTGGGATTGGAGTCGTTGTCGCGTGGCGCGGACCGGGCGGTTTTCGTCGATCAGGGACGCTCCGCCCTGCGCTGCACGCACGACAACATCGCGCAATTGGGCGCAGAGCTGTCAAGCGAGGTGCTGGCAGTGGATGCCGGACGCGCGTTGCGTCAACTCTCGGGACGCGGGGATCGGTTTTCGGTCATCTTCGCCGATCCGCCGTACGGCGAGGGCTGGCCCAAACGGCTCCTCCAATGGGTCGCAGAATCCGATTGCCGCCGCGAACATGGCGTCCTGGTCATCGAACACCACAAGAAGGACCCGCCCGGAGATGCACCGCCCGGGTTTTCGGAGTGGACATCGCGACGCTTCGGCGATACTGTCATCACGATCTGGCGTTGGAATCGATCGTCACCGACGACGGAACAAGCACCCGACCAGCATGAATAA